The following are encoded together in the Glycine soja cultivar W05 chromosome 5, ASM419377v2, whole genome shotgun sequence genome:
- the LOC114413097 gene encoding haloacid dehalogenase-like hydrolase domain-containing protein At4g39970, translating to MASSTLAPTLSLSTKSYSYLPNTKHRFSCPRIKLFYSKHRSFSVSASASASTSNSLQALIFDCDGVILESEHLHRQAYNDAFVHFNVRCPSSSSPGPLNWDVQFYDELQNLIGGGKPKMRWYFKEHGWPKSTLFETPPTNDVDRAKLIDTLQDWKTERYKEIIKSGTVKPRPGVLRLMDEARDAGKKLAVCSAATKSSVILCLENLIGIERFQGLDCFLAGDDVKEKKPSPSIYVTASKKLGISEKDCLVVEDSVIGLQAATQAGMSCVVTYTPSTAEQDFKEAIAIYPDLSNVRLKDLELLLQDVVAAK from the exons ATGGCTTCTTCTACACTCGCTCCCACTCTCAGCCTCTCCACCAAATCCTACTCCTATCTCCCCAACACCAAACACCGGTTTTCATGTCCCAGAATAAAGTTATTCTACTCCAAGCACCGCTCCTTCTCCGTCTCAGCTTCTGCTTCTGCTTCCACTTCAAATTCGCTTCAGGCTCTCATATTCGACTGCGACGGCGTGATCCTCGAGTCTGAGCACCTGCATCGCCAAGCCTACAACGATGCCTTTGTTCACTTCAACGTTCGCTgcccctcttcttcttctccgggCCCACTCAACTGGGACGTTCAATTCTACGACGAACTCCAGAACCTCATTGGTGGAGGCAAACCCAAAATGCGATG GTACTTTAAGGAACACGGGTGGCCTAAGTCCACGTTGTTCGAGACGCCTCCCACTAATGATGTGGATCGGGCCAAGTTGATTGACACTCTTCAG GATTGGAAGACTGAGAGATACAAAGAAATAATCAAGTCAGGAACT GTAAAACCCAGACCTGGAGTTCTGAGATTGATGGATGAGGCCAGAGATGCA GGGAAAAAGCTAGCTGTTTGCTCCGCAGCGACTAAAAGTTCAGTTATTCTCTGTCTTGAAAACCTTATAGGAATT GAGCGCTTTCAAGGCCTTGATTGCTTCCTTGCTG GTGATGATGTGAAGGAAAAGAAGCCTAGCCCATCAATATACGTGACAGCTTCCAAG AAGCTAGGTATATCAGAGAAAGACTGCTTGGTTGTAGAGGATAGTGTTATTGGATTGCAG GCAGCAACACAAGCAGGGATGTCATGCGTGGTTACCTACACACCTTCCACAGCAGAACAG GATTTCAAAGAAGCCATAGCAATCTACCCTGACTTGAGTAACGTAAG ATTGAAAGATTTGGAATTACTACTTCAAGATGTAGTAGCTGCTAAATAG